Below is a genomic region from Thermococcus alcaliphilus.
GCGATTGGGGTAGAGGATGAAATAATAGAGCTCGAACTGGATGGGCTTAAGATAGTTCTCCTTCACGGCACAAATGAAAAGGTAGTTGAGGCATTTATAAGGAGCCAGCTTTATGACGTTGTGATAAGGGGGCATACTCATAAGTATGAGATAAGGGAAACCGGGAGAAGCATAGTTCTTAATCCGGGCGAGGTCTGTGGGTACGTCAGTGGAATAAAGAGTGTTGCATTTCTGGACACGAGAAAGAGAGAAATAAGAATAGTAAACCTTGACACAGGGGAGCCACTTGGCTTCATGAGCCTTTGAAAAAGGATATAAAACCAAAAAGCGAAGAAAGAATCATGGAGACCGATCTGCTTACACCTAAAGAAAGATACAGTGGAGTAGTTTTTATTGGGGTTAGAAAAAATGGCGAGGTAGAGTTCATAAAAGTCTATGCAGAGAATGAAGAACTAGCCAAGGATATCCTGGAGAGGTTTCTATACGAAAAGGGAATCCACCCCTCAGATTTTGTCGTGGTGGATAAGGGGTATGAGAATGTTGAAGGGAAAGAGATAATAAGCACGCGAACTGAAAGCGAGCTTTCTTCTTTTCTTGGCCGTCTCGGGTTAAGACTTCTATCAAACGGAATCCTCTACCTTCAGGGAAAGAAGGAGATTTACCAGATAACATCACTTAGCAAAGATCTTCTAAGGGAGATAAAAGCTAAAGAAAACTTAAAAGAAGAACCGGTTAGACTTGGACTCAAAAACCTAAACCTCCCGCCGAGATTTATCGAAAAGCTCAAAGCTCTGGAGCTTATGGAAGACACGCTGGTGATAAACCATGCAGAACTCCCCCTTTCAGAGGTTTTGAAAGAAGCCATCAAGGGAGCCGTTAAAATTCCAGAAGTCCTTGAACTTGGCTCGCTAAAACTTCGGCTTTTTGATA
It encodes:
- a CDS encoding metallophosphoesterase: MLIGIMSDTHDNLPAIARAVKLFNEESVDLVLHAGDYVAPFVKRELSKLNAPLKGVFGNNDGEREGLKKAIGVEDEIIELELDGLKIVLLHGTNEKVVEAFIRSQLYDVVIRGHTHKYEIRETGRSIVLNPGEVCGYVSGIKSVAFLDTRKREIRIVNLDTGEPLGFMSL